CCAATCACCACTAAGATCAAAAATGTTATGAATTATAGAAATAAACTGGCCATATGTCTCATAAAACAGCCAATTAAAAAACGCTATGGAGTAAGGAATTTCATATGGAGATGAGTAAATATCTAAACCATTAACATATTTCCACATCGCAAATAATGACTCTTGCTCCCATCCACTTGTAATTACGTGCATTGGGACAGAGAAAGATATCGCACTATTGAATCTTATTGCCATTAATATCAGGCATAAGGAAACAGTGACAATCGACGATACAACTATTATCTTCTCTTGAATGGAGAGTTTATTTAAAATATTGCCTAACAATTTCAAGCCTTTCTCAAAACAGCCATGAGGCTACTGCCTGCTCGATAGGATGCGGCTTCAGGGTGATCAATCTGATTCACAAGGCGGTCGGTTTCAGATTCGAATACCGAGGTCAGGAACCGGTTCAATGGGGCGGAGGGAAGGGAGAAATCCGATCCCCCCTCGCCAACACTCTGACTTCGTATATTGGCCAGTGCTCGCATCATCCGAATGATCGGATACAATTTGGCGCAATAGTATCCAACCATTCGACACTCGACCGGCAGGCCGGCCCATGTGCCGGTCAGTTCACTCATCTCATACCGGCGAAAATGATGGTTGGCGACATCGTGGGGGCTCCACAAGGATTTCATGGCCGGAACCGTGATCAGGATATTGGCGCCCTTTGGGGCCATATGAACCAGATCCGCCAAAAACGCCTGATCGTTTTCAATATGCTCAAGCACGTCCAGCAAGGTAAACAGCGTCACTTTGTCGGCGACGCCGGATAGATCATCCGGCATTTTTCCACAAATATATTCGCATTCCGGGTACTTACTCTTCGCGAAATCAATTGCGGTAGAAGAGTAATCAATACCAAGACAAGGTGTTCCTTGGCTGGAGAAGTACTGGACCATGCCACCGGCACCGCACCCGACATCGACAATAAAGGGGCGGGCCTGATTTTCACTGAGTCGTTCTATCACGGCGCTGAGAATATTTCTCCGCGCAACAAACCACCAATGGCGCCCTTCCATATCCGCGTGTATTTGATAAAGGGAAGGCTCCATGCTGGTTCGCCTAGTTTTGTTGTTTGAGTGGAGGCAATCTATCCGCTCGGCTCGGCCCATATCAATACTAATCTCGGTCCGACCAGATCCGGGCGAGCTCACGTAAATATTAAAGAAGGAACGCCTGCATCGGCGCCATCCCGAAACCGAGGCGGCTTGGCAGGCCAAAACTCTAGGTGGCCTTGATTCAGCCTGAACTGGCGGTTATAACCCTGGCTCCCATGAGGCGGGCACGCCCTTGATGCGAAAGCTAAGTGGTCATCCATGAATTTCCGATCCATCCATTCTGAATACCTGCTCGGAATTCTGCTGGCACTCACGGTTCCCCTTGCCTTGTTCGCATCAAAAGGTATGGCGCCATTGTTTGTCGCCATTGCCTTGGTTGCTCTTGGAGCCCATGTTCTTCGGCGCACTCCTTGGCCGCTCCCGTCGAGCGGAATACTCCCGGCCATCGCCTTTTTTCTGTGGGCCGCAATCAGCCTCGTTTGGTCCATCGCCCCGCAGGAAGGCATAAAGTATCTACCGGCCCTTGCCGCCATGCTGGTGGGCGGGTATCTGCTGGTGACCTTGGTTGCTAGCCAGCCGGAAAGAGAAAGACGAACCATCGAGAAGTTTTTGATGCTCGGTGTCGCGGGCGGTTTCGTCATATTGGCGATTGAGATATGGTCACCCCTTGCCATGACCATGTTCTTCCGGCGGTTGGTCACCGGCGAAGTCGTTCAAATCGACTACACCGCGCCCAATTACTACAAAGCCGGGGCTTGCGTCGCGGCACTCATGATCTGGCCTGCGCTCGCTGCCGTCCTACGCCGTGGGCACAAAAGCGCAACCGTCCTTCTTGGTTTTTTGGGCATGGTGATCATCTGGGCCAGCAACAGCGGCGCCGCAATGATCGGGAGCCTGATCGGGCTCGGCGCGCTCTTTCTCTTTGTTACTTGGCCACGCTGGGCACCGCGCCTGTTTGCCGCTGCCGTGGTGACGGTAACTGTTCTCATGCCGGTCGTTCCCCCTCTCCTGCCCGATCCGGGACAGCTGGAGGAGACCTATCCCAATCTTCCCAATGGCCTATACCCACGAATCTTCATCTGGAAGTCGGCGATCAGATTTATTGATGAAGCGCCGATACTGGGCCTTGGACTAAACACTTCTCGGACCCTGTCTTCCGACAATGACGCGGTCTTCTTTACCGTACCGGGTGGTCCGGGAAACACGCGGCAATCGGAACCCATTCCCCTCCACCCCCACAATGCCGCCCTACAAGTCCGGCTTGAACTCGGCATACCGGGCGCTATGCTCATAGCTGGCTTCGCCGTTGCGGTTATTCGCGTGTTTTCCCGCGGTCGGGCTATCATTGACCAAGGCTTTGCCGCCGCCGCCATGATCAGTGCCCTGAGTATTTGGTTTCTTTCGTTCAGTGCCTGGTCCAGTTGGTGGCAAGCATCAATCTGGCTCTGTGCTACCGGACTAGCCTTGGCTCCCAGTAGTTTAAAATCTCGAGATGATCGCGACCCGAGTGATGAAGAAAAACACCGAAACACTAAATGAGCGCTTAGTCACCCTGGTGCTATGGCTTTGGGTCATCATCTCACTGATCGTCTATGCTCTCCAGTATCGCTCTTTGGCTATTCCGATCTTCAATGCTTTGGTCGCGGAATGAGCGCCGTTGCCGTCCTGATCTTCCAGACCCTTGGCTGCATGGGTTTTGGCGCCTTTACTCTTCGCTTGACGGGAGCCACTTGCTCATTTGAGGGCAACGCCCGATTGGCGATTTCCTTTGGGCTTGGTATCGGCATTCTTGGATGGCTTTGTTTCTTTCTCGGTCTGGCCCATCTGCTGACCCCAGCATGGCTCGGCGGTTTATTGGCGGTGGGGTGTCTTGGGATACCCTTGCTGGGCCGGGATTCCTTACAGCGATCGATGAATCCGATCGATGGCGTGGCCTGGGCATTGTTGGCACTGATCTTTGTCGTCTTTTTCCTGGATCTGATGGAGGCCATGGCTCCGCCCGCTGATGCGGATACACTCGCCTATCACTTTAACGCCCCGAAACTGTTTTTGCGTCATGGCGGGCTCGTCTTTTTCGAGCGCCCCCTTGACGGCGCGGTCCCTTATCTTTTGCAAATGACCTATCTCCCAGTTCTGGCACTCGGAGGGGAGCAGGCGCTAACCCTATGGACCATGGTTACCGGATGGGCTGCGGCGGGAATGGTTTACGTCATGGCCCGCGAGGCATTGAGCCAAAATTGGTCTTTGGTGTTAGCCTTGGTATTCCTGACCCTTCCCGCCGTTATCTACGGAGCGGGAACCGGACAAGTGGAAGTCCGGATGACGCTGTTTGCCTTGATTGCCGGATGGACCACCGCGCGCGCCGTGACCAGTGGAAATCCCCGATATGCGGTGCTCGCCGGCATTGCCACGGGATTCTATATCGGATCGAAATATATCGGCCTCCTGTTTGCCGTGGCCTGCGGGATCGTGATCCTGCTACAAAAACACTGGTTTCGCCAAGGCATGGTCTTCGGCATAGCGGCAATTATCGCCGGATTTCAATGGTATGCGTGGAATGCCGTTCATACGGGAGACCCGTTTTTCCCTGTTTTTTTCCATGTATTTGGTTTCGGCGACCTGTTGTATTGGTCACCGGAACACAATGACTTTTTCCGGAATAATTTCATGCAGTTGGAGCGTGCTATCGAGCGAACGCCGCTGAACTACATTCTCTATCCATTCTGGGTAACAATGGATGCGCCGCCGACCACGGAGGGACGGCGGGTTGGTCTTGGCTTGTTCGTACTCCTTGTGCTGCCTTTTGCGATTGCTGGCGCGTGGAAATCCCGCTTCCGGCTTCGTCGGTCTTCGTTGATGCTCTACGCCTTGATAGCCCTGGTGTTTTATACGGCGTGGTTTTTCAGCGGGCCGTCTCAGCGGGTCCGCCACCTGCTGACCGTTTTTCCTTTCCTGCTGATCGTGGTTACGGTTGCCGCCGTCCGGTTTACCGATGATCGATCTTTCCAACGACCGCTCCACTTGGGCATTGCTGCCGTAATCGCCCTACAGATCGCCGGGGCGGGGTTGTTCGGGCTTAAGAACATCCGCTATGGCATGGGGAATGATTCTCGCGAAGAGTTTTTGGCCCAAAGCCTTACGGGCTATTCCGTTGTTTCTTGGATCAACGACAACCTGTCCCAATCTGATTTTCTGATCCATACGGAAAGACAATTGAACTATTACCTCGACGTCCCGAATTTTTTCGTATCGGCCATGACACAAGATGCTCTCAACTTCTTCCCTGTCCCCCGACCACCGGCGGTGATGCACCGCAACCTATCCAAGCTTGGCGCCACCCACTTATTGGTTTCCAGCGATGAATGGGCCGCTTGGCAGAATGGTGGAGAAAAGGAATGGTCAACTTATTTCGAGACTGTTCGTGAGTTTGAGATCCATCGGTTCGCATCTCGGACTTTAAGCTCGCTGACCCATACGCTGAGCAATACTGTATTGGTAAGAGCGTTGCCCGTGGAACTTGGTGCGGAAACGATCAAAGATCAAACGAAACCGAGCCACTGATCTGACCGCGTGGACCTGCGCCACACTGAAATACGGCCGTAGCTTCAGAAAAATGATGCGGGGCCACTGGGCATGCCGCCATCGATAGGCTCGAAAACAATCGATTGCCGGAGCCGGGGGCGCTCCCGGAAGGCTACGGCAGCTTTCGATCAGAAATCTAAAACCTGAAATAAATGAAGGTTTCAGATCGGTCCAGAAACAGTAAAACGGTTACGAAAAGGACCGAGAACAGAACATTTAAAACCACGATTTTCCATTTCACGGTTTGATTGTTTTCCGCCAGTGGCTCGAGCCGTACCCCGAAGGCAACCAGTACAGCGAACAGGACACCGATCCACATCTCGAAAGTTGGTGAGGTCTGGACGGTTTCCGCCAATCCCCCCAAACTGAGTAAAAACTGTTCCAGTCCATTAAAATCATAAAGGAACAACAGCCATCCCAAGGATACGAGCGTGAAGGTAAGAGATCGCTGCAGAATCGCGGGAAGGCGATCCCAAAAAGAATTCCCATAGTGATATCCGGCGACAAGGCCCGCATGGTACAGACCCCAAACCACGAACGACCACCCCGCGCCATGCCACAGGCCGCAAAGAGCCATGACGATGAAGATGTTGCGGGCATAAGCCCGATTGCCGCCCAATGGTATATAGAGATAGTCGCGGATCCAGTAGGACAGGGTTATGTGCCAGCGACGCCAGAAATCCCGAGGATTGAGGGCATCGTAGGGTCGCTTGAAATTGTGCGGATACGAAAAGCCGAACAGTGCACCCAGGCCGATGGCAATCATTGAATACCCATAGAAGTCGAAATAGATCTGAAAACTATAGGCAAAAATGGTATAGAGCGCGGCCTCCTGACTCAGGTTGCCAGGTGCGTTTCGATAGTCAGCCAAGTGATAGCCCAAGGTGTCGGCGATTAGGACCTTCACCGCCAGCCCCAAACAGATATAGCCGACCGCTCTAGCGCCGTGGTGGCCACTCATACGATAGTGTCCAAGGTGCCGCAAGGCCACGGCAACATCCCGGTAGCGTAGAATTGGACCGGCAACCAACTGCGGGAACAACGAGATGTAGGCAGCGAAGTGGGAGAATGACGGCATATCCGTCACCTCACCCCGGTATCGGTCAATGGCGAATGACACCACCTGGAAGGTGAAAAAGGAGATTCCGGCCGGCAATAGGATATCTATGAACAAGCTGAACTGTTCGCGCATACCCGGATCGCTCAGGTCGAGGACCGAATCCAGTAAAAAGCCCAAGTACTTGTAATAGCCGAGGGCAAGCACTGGTGGAAGGATGGCCGCGAACAGAAGTGGTCGGCTGGACTGAAACGCGGGTCGGGTGAC
The sequence above is drawn from the Magnetospira sp. QH-2 genome and encodes:
- a CDS encoding O-antigen ligase family protein, whose product is MNFRSIHSEYLLGILLALTVPLALFASKGMAPLFVAIALVALGAHVLRRTPWPLPSSGILPAIAFFLWAAISLVWSIAPQEGIKYLPALAAMLVGGYLLVTLVASQPERERRTIEKFLMLGVAGGFVILAIEIWSPLAMTMFFRRLVTGEVVQIDYTAPNYYKAGACVAALMIWPALAAVLRRGHKSATVLLGFLGMVIIWASNSGAAMIGSLIGLGALFLFVTWPRWAPRLFAAAVVTVTVLMPVVPPLLPDPGQLEETYPNLPNGLYPRIFIWKSAIRFIDEAPILGLGLNTSRTLSSDNDAVFFTVPGGPGNTRQSEPIPLHPHNAALQVRLELGIPGAMLIAGFAVAVIRVFSRGRAIIDQGFAAAAMISALSIWFLSFSAWSSWWQASIWLCATGLALAPSSLKSRDDRDPSDEEKHRNTK
- a CDS encoding bifunctional 2-polyprenyl-6-hydroxyphenol methylase/3-demethylubiquinol 3-O-methyltransferase UbiG codes for the protein MEPSLYQIHADMEGRHWWFVARRNILSAVIERLSENQARPFIVDVGCGAGGMVQYFSSQGTPCLGIDYSSTAIDFAKSKYPECEYICGKMPDDLSGVADKVTLFTLLDVLEHIENDQAFLADLVHMAPKGANILITVPAMKSLWSPHDVANHHFRRYEMSELTGTWAGLPVECRMVGYYCAKLYPIIRMMRALANIRSQSVGEGGSDFSLPSAPLNRFLTSVFESETDRLVNQIDHPEAASYRAGSSLMAVLRKA
- a CDS encoding MBOAT family protein, with translation MIFNQFAFLFIFLPVVLTLFFLPGLRSWRAQTLIAASLVFYGLSGIEHALVLCADVVWVYFIVTRPAFQSSRPLLFAAILPPVLALGYYKYLGFLLDSVLDLSDPGMREQFSLFIDILLPAGISFFTFQVVSFAIDRYRGEVTDMPSFSHFAAYISLFPQLVAGPILRYRDVAVALRHLGHYRMSGHHGARAVGYICLGLAVKVLIADTLGYHLADYRNAPGNLSQEAALYTIFAYSFQIYFDFYGYSMIAIGLGALFGFSYPHNFKRPYDALNPRDFWRRWHITLSYWIRDYLYIPLGGNRAYARNIFIVMALCGLWHGAGWSFVVWGLYHAGLVAGYHYGNSFWDRLPAILQRSLTFTLVSLGWLLFLYDFNGLEQFLLSLGGLAETVQTSPTFEMWIGVLFAVLVAFGVRLEPLAENNQTVKWKIVVLNVLFSVLFVTVLLFLDRSETFIYFRF
- a CDS encoding glycosyltransferase family 39 protein; its protein translation is MSAVAVLIFQTLGCMGFGAFTLRLTGATCSFEGNARLAISFGLGIGILGWLCFFLGLAHLLTPAWLGGLLAVGCLGIPLLGRDSLQRSMNPIDGVAWALLALIFVVFFLDLMEAMAPPADADTLAYHFNAPKLFLRHGGLVFFERPLDGAVPYLLQMTYLPVLALGGEQALTLWTMVTGWAAAGMVYVMAREALSQNWSLVLALVFLTLPAVIYGAGTGQVEVRMTLFALIAGWTTARAVTSGNPRYAVLAGIATGFYIGSKYIGLLFAVACGIVILLQKHWFRQGMVFGIAAIIAGFQWYAWNAVHTGDPFFPVFFHVFGFGDLLYWSPEHNDFFRNNFMQLERAIERTPLNYILYPFWVTMDAPPTTEGRRVGLGLFVLLVLPFAIAGAWKSRFRLRRSSLMLYALIALVFYTAWFFSGPSQRVRHLLTVFPFLLIVVTVAAVRFTDDRSFQRPLHLGIAAVIALQIAGAGLFGLKNIRYGMGNDSREEFLAQSLTGYSVVSWINDNLSQSDFLIHTERQLNYYLDVPNFFVSAMTQDALNFFPVPRPPAVMHRNLSKLGATHLLVSSDEWAAWQNGGEKEWSTYFETVREFEIHRFASRTLSSLTHTLSNTVLVRALPVELGAETIKDQTKPSH